Proteins from a genomic interval of Papaver somniferum cultivar HN1 chromosome 4, ASM357369v1, whole genome shotgun sequence:
- the LOC113273928 gene encoding protein MIS12 homolog gives MEGTESEKVFEELNLNPQLFVNEVINRIDDTVDGAFEFFQEEALKLVTEDESDELKKGISSIRSVVQGALDKQINLWEKYCLRHCFVVPEGFTLNRANTSGDSLMEDNLLADADLDDQLNSVREKLHAAGKESAELQRELHGLKLQNDLSQKNSEAVTEALQPYEQNSVHASFKEMVRAAATLHEKLAKMNAKRREEFERIRKEQRKGEEFNAITFDSTEGQYMMQQQSKGLPAVDLQLLGDFIADFTNI, from the exons ATGGAAGGTACAGAGAGTGAAAAAGTTTTCGAAGAATTGAATCTGAATCCTCAGCTCTTCGTTAATGAAGTCATTAATAGAATTGACGATACAGTCGACGGGGCTTTCGAGTTTTTCCAAGA AGAGGCACTGAAGCTTGTGACGGAAGATGAATCAGATGAGCTAAAGAAG GGCATCTCTTCTATCCGCAGTGTTGTTCAAGGGGCTTTAGACAAACAGATAAATTTGTGGGAGAAATACTGTCTTCGACATTGTTTTGTTGTTCCTGAAGGATTCACATTGAACAGAGCT AACACTTCTGGTGACTCTTTGATGGAAGACAATCTACTTGCTGATGCAGACTTAGACGATCAGTTGAACTCCGTGAGGGAGAAGCTTCATGCG GCTGGAAAAGAGTCAGCTGAGCTGCAGAGGGAGCTCCATGGATTAAAGCTCCAGAACGATTTAAGCCAAAAAAATTCTGAGGCAGTTACAGAGGCTTTGCAACCATATGAACAAAATTCTGTTCATGCATCGTTCAAAG AGATGGTTAGAGCAGCAGCAACACTCCATGAGAAATTGGCAAAAATGAATGCGAAAAGAAGGGAGGAATTTGAACGCATTAGGAAAGAGCAGCGTAAGGGTGAAGAATTTAATGCAATAACTTTTGACTCAACAGAAGGACAGTATATGATGCAGCAGCAGAGTAAAG gTCTCCCAGCAGTGGATTTACAACTTCTTGGAGATTTTATTGCTGATTTTACGAACATCTGA